A region of uncultured Desulfobacter sp. DNA encodes the following proteins:
- a CDS encoding sigma-54 dependent transcriptional regulator yields MAQATAPKRTQTVDAPFKEITGFDRSGIAGVSKSLMAVLDRVRKVARSDSSVLITGESGTGKELIARAIHKNSARKDGPMVVINCGAIPSELLESELFGHEKGAFTGAHRSRTGRFEIADKGTIFLDEIGDMSPDLQVKLLRALQERRFERVGGTQTIEVDIRVISATNKNLTVAIENSEFREDLYYRLNVIPIKISPLRERPEDIMPLVEHFQSSLARRNSEYIPKIFPDLVKQVLGTYEWPGNIRELENLVERLSVLVEEDTISISDLPDCITGTGTDVTPAGVAQVFKNNIGFNEAVELYQKSLIVHALNETGWVKAKAAEMLKMNRTTLVEKIKKMDIEPENEMPVF; encoded by the coding sequence ATGGCCCAAGCAACAGCCCCCAAAAGGACACAAACTGTTGACGCCCCGTTCAAAGAGATAACGGGATTTGATCGCAGCGGCATCGCCGGCGTGAGCAAGAGCCTAATGGCCGTGCTTGACCGGGTGCGTAAAGTTGCGCGTTCTGATTCGTCGGTGCTCATCACAGGAGAAAGCGGTACCGGCAAGGAACTCATTGCCCGGGCCATCCATAAAAATTCGGCAAGAAAAGACGGCCCCATGGTGGTTATCAATTGTGGAGCTATTCCCAGCGAGCTTCTCGAAAGTGAATTGTTCGGCCATGAAAAAGGAGCGTTCACCGGTGCCCACAGGTCCAGGACCGGGCGCTTTGAAATTGCAGATAAAGGCACAATTTTTCTTGATGAAATCGGAGACATGAGCCCTGATCTCCAGGTAAAACTTTTACGTGCTTTGCAGGAGAGACGGTTCGAGCGGGTGGGCGGCACCCAGACCATAGAGGTGGATATAAGGGTAATTTCCGCCACCAACAAAAATTTAACCGTTGCCATAGAAAACAGCGAATTCAGAGAAGACCTATATTACCGCCTGAACGTGATTCCCATCAAAATTTCCCCCCTGCGGGAGCGCCCGGAGGATATTATGCCTCTGGTTGAACATTTCCAGTCGAGTCTTGCACGGCGCAATTCCGAATACATACCCAAAATTTTTCCTGATTTGGTGAAGCAGGTGCTTGGGACCTATGAATGGCCTGGAAATATCCGGGAGTTGGAAAACCTGGTGGAACGACTGTCGGTTCTTGTGGAAGAGGACACTATCAGCATCTCGGATCTACCTGACTGTATTACTGGTACCGGTACAGATGTGACACCGGCTGGCGTGGCCCAGGTGTTCAAAAATAATATCGGCTTTAATGAGGCCGTGGAATTATATCAAAAGTCTTTAATTGTCCATGCTTTGAATGAGACTGGCTGGGTAAAGGCCAAAGCCGCTGAAATGTTAAAAATGAACCGTACCACCCTGGTTGAGAAAATAAAAAAGATGGATATTGAACCGGAAAATGAAATGCCGGTTTTTTGA
- a CDS encoding Lrp/AsnC family transcriptional regulator yields the protein MDKTDLEILKILQEKARIPNVEVSRTIGMAPSAVLERIKKLEAKQIIQGYEVRLNPDIFDCAMTAFVSIQVTRPSEIRETGEQLATIEQIQEVHYLAGGDTLMIKIKASGNKELEELIQTRIADMDSVKTTQTFIALSTFKESAKIKLPDEI from the coding sequence ATGGATAAAACTGATCTGGAAATTTTAAAAATTTTACAAGAAAAAGCCAGAATCCCCAATGTGGAGGTTTCCAGAACCATTGGCATGGCTCCTTCCGCAGTGCTTGAGCGCATTAAAAAACTGGAGGCAAAACAGATCATCCAGGGTTACGAGGTGCGCTTGAACCCAGATATATTCGACTGTGCCATGACCGCCTTCGTCAGTATCCAGGTGACCCGTCCGTCTGAGATCCGGGAGACCGGGGAACAGCTGGCAACCATTGAACAGATCCAGGAAGTCCATTACCTGGCGGGTGGAGATACCCTGATGATTAAAATAAAGGCGTCGGGCAACAAAGAGCTCGAAGAACTGATACAAACCCGGATCGCCGATATGGATAGCGTAAAAACAACCCAGACATTTATAGCACTTTCCACATTTAAGGAGAGTGCAAAGATCAAATTACCGGATG
- a CDS encoding HD domain-containing phosphohydrolase encodes MDKNRIKILVVDDEDGILDVTEGFFERKGYQVYTAENGAKALEIVNREKIDCIFTDINMPVMDGLELAERIRHIENTLPVVVMTGYPSLDNTIQTLKNGVVDYLIKPVNLEQMELTLRRVLRERGLFVENLILKEEVERRERLRQLNIELVKKVEEVNTLNRVMEDFAAIDSSYEIFNKVVRLGVEELRSDLVFFHVYSEQDNSLVLVDRAGAENNKNPAIYCADIPEQEKTFIIESLGSDQNPCLITDASGIPSMKGQVHSFMVAPLKIRDKIFGVVSAYIFQGPRSFGEQDIYYLSFITQKAASGIENIALYENIYENLFSTLFAFVTALEVRDLYTRKHSTRVARVAHMIAEEMGCTEEELDMINVAGSLHDIGKIGIRDDILLKPGRLSGDEYEKIKEHPTIGADIISKLGLWGREAQIIRHHHERFDGTGYPDGLKGEQIPKLARILSVADSYDAMASDRAYRKKMDKKVVLDIIIKNSGTQFDPDVVNIFLRVADHDLPDDF; translated from the coding sequence ATGGACAAGAACCGTATTAAAATCCTGGTGGTGGACGACGAGGATGGCATACTGGATGTCACAGAAGGATTTTTTGAAAGAAAAGGTTATCAGGTATATACTGCAGAAAACGGGGCAAAAGCCCTGGAAATTGTTAACCGGGAAAAAATAGACTGTATTTTTACCGATATCAATATGCCCGTAATGGACGGGCTTGAACTTGCCGAACGTATCCGCCACATTGAAAACACATTACCCGTTGTGGTGATGACAGGGTATCCTTCCCTTGATAATACGATCCAGACATTGAAAAACGGAGTTGTGGATTACCTGATCAAGCCGGTGAACCTTGAGCAGATGGAGTTGACCCTTCGCAGAGTGCTTCGCGAACGCGGTCTCTTTGTTGAAAACCTGATCCTGAAGGAGGAGGTGGAACGTCGGGAGCGGCTGCGCCAGCTCAACATTGAACTGGTTAAAAAGGTGGAGGAGGTCAATACCTTAAACCGGGTTATGGAAGATTTTGCCGCCATTGATTCCAGCTACGAAATTTTTAACAAGGTTGTACGGCTGGGTGTTGAAGAACTCAGGTCAGACCTGGTATTTTTTCATGTCTACTCAGAACAGGATAACTCCCTGGTCCTTGTGGACAGAGCTGGTGCGGAAAATAATAAAAATCCGGCCATCTATTGCGCAGATATTCCAGAACAGGAAAAAACATTCATCATAGAATCGTTGGGCAGTGACCAGAACCCCTGCCTTATTACAGACGCCTCGGGCATCCCATCAATGAAAGGACAGGTACACTCTTTTATGGTGGCGCCTTTGAAAATCCGGGATAAAATTTTCGGCGTCGTCTCAGCATATATTTTTCAGGGACCAAGATCTTTTGGCGAACAGGATATTTACTACCTAAGCTTTATAACCCAGAAAGCTGCCTCAGGCATTGAAAATATCGCCTTATATGAGAATATATATGAAAATCTGTTTTCCACCCTGTTTGCATTTGTTACAGCCCTTGAGGTCCGGGATCTTTATACCCGCAAACACTCCACCAGAGTGGCCCGGGTCGCCCATATGATTGCCGAAGAAATGGGGTGTACTGAAGAGGAACTGGACATGATCAATGTGGCAGGCAGCCTTCATGATATCGGTAAAATTGGTATCAGAGACGACATTCTTTTAAAGCCTGGACGCCTCAGCGGAGATGAATACGAAAAAATAAAAGAGCATCCTACCATAGGTGCTGATATCATAAGCAAACTGGGTCTGTGGGGCAGGGAAGCGCAGATTATCCGGCATCATCACGAACGATTCGACGGTACGGGATATCCCGACGGTCTTAAAGGAGAACAGATCCCTAAGCTTGCAAGGATTCTATCCGTTGCCGACAGTTATGACGCCATGGCATCGGACAGGGCCTACCGGAAAAAAATGGATAAAAAAGTTGTTCTTGACATCATAATTAAAAATTCAGGGACTCAGTTTGACCCCGATGTGGTAAATATTTTCCTGCGGGTGGCAGATCATGACCTGCCGGATGATTTTTAA
- a CDS encoding PilZ domain-containing protein, whose translation MGISDKDDRRKYSRVDFITKIEIHMLEESGQETQLSANSKDLSQRGVFVKTDKRPILDTTCRVSVYLAGGIEDLKLDIQGRIVRHTDAGFGVAFESMDVDTYTHLKTLVLYNTKNSD comes from the coding sequence TTGGGCATTTCAGACAAAGACGACAGACGAAAATATTCCAGGGTAGATTTTATAACTAAAATCGAAATTCATATGCTTGAAGAGTCCGGACAAGAGACCCAGCTTTCAGCCAATTCAAAGGATTTGAGCCAGCGAGGCGTATTTGTTAAGACAGACAAGCGGCCAATCCTGGATACGACATGCCGGGTGAGTGTTTACCTGGCCGGCGGAATCGAAGATCTCAAACTGGACATCCAGGGGCGAATCGTCAGACACACGGATGCAGGCTTCGGTGTAGCCTTTGAGTCAATGGACGTAGATACATATACCCATCTGAAAACGTTAGTTTTGTATAATACTAAAAACAGTGATTAA
- a CDS encoding response regulator, whose product MDTSIKVLIVDDFATMRRILKNILKQLGFKNLVEADDGTTAWEILERQEIDLIISDWNMPKMTGLELLKKVRASTQYKKAPFLMVTAEAQKQNVIEAVQAGVSNYVVKPFTAEAISDKLAKILK is encoded by the coding sequence ATGGACACATCCATCAAGGTTTTGATTGTTGACGATTTTGCAACCATGCGCCGTATTCTGAAGAATATATTAAAACAGCTTGGTTTTAAAAATCTGGTGGAGGCCGATGATGGTACAACGGCGTGGGAGATCCTTGAAAGGCAGGAGATTGATCTGATTATTTCCGACTGGAACATGCCCAAGATGACGGGTCTTGAACTGCTGAAAAAAGTAAGAGCCAGCACTCAATACAAAAAAGCACCTTTTCTGATGGTTACGGCAGAAGCCCAGAAACAAAACGTCATAGAAGCCGTTCAAGCGGGTGTCTCCAATTACGTGGTCAAGCCGTTTACAGCTGAGGCCATTTCAGACAAACTGGCAAAGATCCTTAAGTGA
- a CDS encoding chemotaxis protein CheX yields the protein MAFVAITAGKPYVKKDNIAVGDVTGVIGLTGVAQGTIAVTFEEQCILTIVSNMFGEKMEELNEDIADAVGELTNMISGQARRELDEIGKVFKAAIPTVVTGKKHSIRHYGDGPKIAIPFQTDGGNFTIEVCFDR from the coding sequence ATGGCTTTTGTTGCAATAACAGCAGGTAAACCCTATGTAAAAAAAGATAATATCGCCGTGGGTGATGTAACCGGCGTCATAGGACTGACCGGAGTCGCCCAGGGAACCATTGCCGTGACCTTTGAAGAACAATGTATTCTAACGATTGTTTCCAACATGTTTGGAGAAAAGATGGAAGAGCTCAATGAAGATATCGCCGATGCCGTGGGTGAATTGACCAATATGATCTCCGGACAGGCCCGGCGGGAACTCGATGAAATTGGCAAGGTGTTCAAGGCCGCCATCCCAACAGTGGTCACAGGAAAAAAACATTCCATCAGGCACTATGGGGACGGCCCAAAAATCGCAATACCTTTTCAAACTGACGGTGGAAATTTTACAATTGAGGTATGTTTTGATAGATAG